One Mangifera indica cultivar Alphonso chromosome 4, CATAS_Mindica_2.1, whole genome shotgun sequence genomic region harbors:
- the LOC123214287 gene encoding adenylate isopentenyltransferase 5, chloroplastic-like — protein MNFSGNMLKKVIFVMGATGAGKTKLSVALATHFPAEIINSDKIQVYKGLDITTNKVSEDETCGVPHHLLGFVDPDKDFTAQEFCEHTLTTIHSIIQKGCIPIIVGGSNNYIKALVEDPTIQFRKNFDCCFLWMDVSLPVLYRHVAKRVDKMVELGLVDEVREMFDPEADYTRGIRRAIGAPEMHKYFEIEGQDMVDEATKRMFLNAAIEEIKNNTWKLVNNQLEKIERLRDEHGWEIYRIDATSVFEKNEKEAKEAWENAVMKHALEIVGEFLKEKGPC, from the coding sequence ATGAACTTCTCTGGTAATATGCTTAAGAAGGTTATTTTTGTAATGGGGGCAACTGGTGCTGGAAAGACCAAACTCTCCGTCGCTCTCGCTACTCATTTCCCAGCAGAGATTATCAATTCTGACAAAATCCAAGTTTACAAGGGCCTAGATATTACCACCAACAAGGTCTCTGAAGATGAAACTTGTGGTGTGCCCCACCATTTGCTAGGGTTTGTGGACCCTGATAAAGATTTCACTGCACAAGAATTTTGTGAACATACTCTGACGACCATTCATAGTATTATACAAAAGGGTTGTATTCCAATTATTGTGGGTGGTTCTAACAATTATATCAAAGCTCTTGTGGAAGATCCAACTATacaatttagaaaaaattttgattgttgCTTTCTTTGGATGGACGTTTCATTACCTGTTTTGTACAGGCACGTGGCTAAACGGGTTGATAAGATGGTTGAACTGGGGCTAGTGGATGAAGTCAGAGAAATGTTTGATCCTGAGGCAGACTATACACGGGGGATTCGACGAGCTATTGGGGCTCCAGAGATGCACAAGTACTTTGAAATTGAGGGTCAAGATATGGTAGATGAAGCCACTAAAAGAATGTTCCTCAATGCTGCTATtgaagagataaaaaataacaCTTGGAAATTAGTGAATAATCAACTTGAGAAGATTGAAAGACTTAGAGATGAACATGGGTGGGAGATTTACCGGATTGATGCCACTAGTGTATTTGAGAAGAATgagaaagaagcaaaagaagctTGGGAGAATGCAGTGATGAAACATGCCTTAGAGATAGTTGgtgaatttttgaaagagaagGGGCCATGTTGA
- the LOC123214286 gene encoding adenylate isopentenyltransferase 5, chloroplastic-like has translation MNFSGGMLNKVIFVMGSTGSGKTKLSITLATYFTAEIINSDKIQVYKGLDIITNKVSEDETRGVPHHLLGFVDPDEDFTAQEFCEHTLMTIHGIIQKGCIPIIVGGSNNYIKALVEDPTIQFRKKFDCCFLWMDVSLPVLCKYVAKRVDKMVELGLVDEVREMFDPEADYTRGIRRAIGAPEMHRYFEIEGQDMVDEATKRMFLNAAIEEIKDNTCKLVNNQLEKIRRLSDEHGWEIHRIDATSVFEKNEKEAEEVWENAVMKSAFEVVGEFLKEKGPC, from the coding sequence ATGAACTTCTCCGGAGGTATGCTTAACAAGGTTATTTTTGTAATGGGGTCAACTGGTTCCGGAAAGACCAAACTCTCCATCACTCTCGCTACTTATTTCACAGCAGAGATTATCAATTCTGACAAAATTCAAGTTTACAAAGGCCTAGATATTATCACCAACAAGGTCTCTGAAGATGAAACTCGTGGTGTGCCTCACCATTTGCTAGGGTTTGTGGACCCTGATGAAGATTTCACAGCACAAGAATTTTGTGAACATACTCTGATGACCATTCATGGTATTATACAAAAGGGTTGTATTCCGATCATTGTTGGTGGTTCTAACAATTATATCAAAGCTCTTGTGGAAGATCCAACTAtacaatttagaaaaaaatttgattgttgCTTTCTTTGGATGGATGTTTCATTGCCTGTTTTGTGCAAGTATGTGGCCAAACGGGTTGATAAGATGGTTGAATTGGGGTTAGTGGATGAAGTTAGAGAAATGTTTGATCCTGAGGCAGACTATACACGGGGGATCCGACGAGCTATTGGGGCTCCAGAAATGCACAGGTACTTTGAAATTGAGGGTCAAGACATGGTAGATGAAGCCACTAAAAGAATGTTCCTCAATGCTGCCATTGAAGAGATAAAAGATAACACTTGCAAATTAGTGAATAATCAACTTGAGAAGATTCGAAGACTTAGCGATGAACATGGGTGGGAGATTCACCGGATTGATGCCACTAGTGTATTTGAGAAGAATGAGAAAGAAGCAGAAGAAGTTTGGGAGAATGCAGTGATGAAATCTGCCTTCGAGGTAGTTGgtgaatttttgaaagagaagGGGCCATGTTGA